Within the Clostridium scatologenes genome, the region TCTGGAATTCTAAATTTAATTTTTCTAAAGAACTTTTGAACCTTGTGATCTTGTTTTTCAAGTATAGTCACAATATTGTCCTTGTCCACTTCATATTCTAAACTATCAACAATTTTAAATATTATATTTAAAACATCTTCGTTGTTATTCAGCATCTTTCACCTTACTATTTAATATAGGTACTAGAGACGCTATTATTAATGCTATAAGTATTACATATGCCATTCCATTAGAAGCAGCGAATCCACTTGGTTCTCCTGCTTTTACAATTTTCACTACATTTATAAGTATTATACCTACAAGTCCTATTATGGAACCCACCGGCTACAAGTCCAGAAGATAAACTTATGCCGTTAGCAACTCTAGTTTCTTTTACCTTTTCAGACTTAGAAATTTTTTCTACAAATAAACGCATGAAAGCACCTATTAATATTATAGTAGTTGTAGCTATTGGTAAGTAAAATCCTATAGCAATTGTCATTACAGGAAGGTCTAATAAGAATAAAACAACTCCCATAAATGCACCAACAATTATCATAACCCAAGGTAATTTACCTGACATTATACCAGCAGTTAATGTTGACATTAAGTTAGCTTGAGGTAATGCAAATGGTACATTGTCACCAGTCATTGCAAGCTGACTAGAAAGTACTAATATAACACCAGTAACTACTGCAGCACCAACTATACCAGCTATAGCAAAGTATTTTTGCATTTCGTTTTTATCTCCACCTACTATGAAAGTAACCTTTTGTGATTGACAGTAACCACCAGCTGCAGATATAGCAGTAACTATGAATGTACCAAATAAAAGCAATGATCTGTTGTTTTCAGGAGTTTTCCATCCCATTGCAACAAATAACAATGTTACTATAACTATAGAAGCTATAGTCATACCAGATACAGGAAGGTTTGAAGTTCCTATAGTACCAGTTAAACGACCAGAAACTATAACAAATAGTAATGATAAGAATAATGATAAAATAGAACCAGCTATTGCCATTCCTACATTACCACCAGATATCATAAATCCTCCTATAAAACCTATAACTATGCCACCAAGTATTATTAAGTTTCCAGCAGATGAACTTCCATTACTACTTGAAGACTTAGCATTAAGAGTTTCCTTTATAGAAGATATTATAGTAGGTATAAGCTTTATAGCACCTATAAATCCACCAGAAAGCATCATACCAGCTCCGATGTATTTTACATAACTACCAGCTATATGTTTAACTTGCATTGCATTTATGGCAACATCAGGATTATTCCATACAGTTGCACTGCCTTGTCCAAGAGAAATAAAATAACCTATTAAAGGCAAAATAGCAAAGTTAGATAATATAGCACCAGCAAACATCATTAAAGAAACATCCATACCAACTATGAATCCTATACCTAATAATAAAGGATTAACTTCAACTTCAAACTTCCACTTGTAGAAGGACTCGTTTACATAACTTATAACATTGTTAGTTACATTTAAAAATGAACTAGTTATAATAGTTATAACTCCGCCTATTCCAAATCCAATTCCCATGTACTTCATTGATTCTCCAGCACCTTCTGAAGCAACAAGTGTTTCAGATATAGCCATTGATTCAGGGTACATTAATTTACCATGTTCTTCAACAATTAAGTAATTGTGAACAAGAGAAGCTATTCCTATACCGAATAAAACTCCACCTACACCAACAACAAAACCTTGTAAAAAAGTAACTTTTGAACCTATTAAAAGTATTGCTGGTAAAACGAATATCATACCACTAGCAATAGATTCACCACCACTTGACATACCTTGAACTAAGTTCTTGCCAAGAATTCCTTTTTGTTTAGCAAATATAGCTATAAATGCGGAACCTATTATTGAACCAGGTATACCAGCAGCAACCGTAAGCCCTGATTTCATACCTGAATAGGCAGTAGATGCTGCAAATAATGCAGCTAAAATAATACCGATTATTAATACAGCAATATTTCCACCGGATTTAGAACCACTGGAAATGTAAGGAACGTAGTCTTTACCCGCTACGCCACCATATGCATCTTTAGATAATTTTTTATCCATAAGATGTACCTCCTTGTTATATTTTGTAATTATAGTAACACTACAATTTATTATGGTATAACTATAATTATAGAATAGATTATACCATAATTATTGCTAAAAATACACTTTTTTAATTTTATAAATAAAAAAAATTATTCATTAAAAGAATTAAAATGATTTTCAAATATCAATGCTGTCATTAATAATAATTCTATTTTTTGTATTTAAAGGTTATATATAGGTTTATGCTCTCTTTTTCAACCTATCCTGATTTATTAAAATTTTAATAAATCACACTGTTATGGTATTTTATGATCAAGTGCATTCAATTTAGACAATATATAAAAATCTTCCTCATTTTTTGAATATTCTACATATTCATTTTTAATACTTCTATTTCGAACATATTCTACAATATTTGATACATCAGATTCTTCACATTCTTAAATTTTTATCAATGAAAGCTTAATTTCTTTTTTTGTATAACTCTTTTATCCTAATTCATTTTCACTTCTGTAGATAATATCTGTTATACTTCAATTAATTCCATTACATAAGACTAGTGAATTCTGGAAAAGATAATAATATTTTAATTGATAAATAAAAATGAGGAGATTACCATGAAGAATTTAGATAAGATAGTCTTAACTGTAAATGATTCGGAAAATATAACTGATATTTATGATAAAGTTAATATAAATTTTTATTTAGACACAGGAGATTTTATATATTATATTGATGCTTCAGAACACTATAAATTATATAGAATTTTTAAATATGATGGAAAGAGAGAATTAATAGTAGATTCTAAAGTAGAGAATGTTGCAATAGTGGAAGATAGCATATTTTATACTATAAAGCATGAAAATGAAATTATGTTAATTAAGTGTAACTTAGAAGGAAAAGATACCTATATCATACATAACAATTTATCTTACATTAATGCTTACTGTATTCATAATGAAATTATATATTACTGCGAAAATCATAATTTCAAAAGTTATATAAAATCTATGACATTATATAATAAAAATAGTTCCATATTGCATGAATCCATTGGATGTATTTCTGATCTCCATTACTTTAAAGACAATATATATTATAAAAGAAGAAACTACCCTTATGAAGGAGAGGAAGTGCTAAAAAGATTCAATATAAATTATAAAAATAAAGAATCTGTGGTTGAGACTTTTTGTAAAGATATTTATTTTTATAATAATTACATTATATACAAGGACATAAATCTTAGTTTAGCAGTTATAAAAGATTTGCAAACTGGCAAAAAAATTTATGAAACTAATCAGTGTAATAATATATTAGGGGTTTTTAAACAATATGTATTATTTACTTATGAAGGTTTTACTGATATAGAAGCTAACTATATAGAAAATATGCTATATATTCTTAATATAGAAACATTAAATATAACAAAATTAACATCCTGTAATGTTTCAAAAGCGCAAATGATAGATAATTATATATATTACAAAGTTAAGGATAAAGATACTACAATTTATAGACAGGATATAAATGGTGAAAATAAAGAAACCATCAACAATTCAAGGAGTAATGGTGGTATAAGAATACTAAATAAATTATTTCTCATGATGAAATAATAAAAATTTAATAATTTAAGGCAAACACACGTAAAATTTTAAGTGTTTGCCATTTTATTTAGAAATTAATATCATAGTGTACTTTAGCTTATATTACAACTTTATGTAAAATAAATAGTTTCATGAATTGTAACTTTCCACATTAAAAAACACAATTTATCTTTTCTAAAAAATTATCTACTAATATTTCTGCTTCCTGAAACGACTTCTCATTATAACTTTTACAAAATGGGTCACTAAAGCCATGCTTTCCACTTAACATATAAACATCAACATTTAATTTTTTCAAAGCTATAACTAATTCTTGTACATTAAATGATTCTTCTTTTTTAGGGAAAATTAGTAAAGCTGGACATTTTGGAGTGATATCTATATAATCTCTAATTCGTGAACCATAATACCCTATAATGCCATCACATATATTTTCTTCTTCACTACTGCACAACCACGCAATAGTTGCACCTATGCTATATCCTAACAAATATACTCGTTTATATTTCTGCTTTGCTTCCATAACAATTTGCTTTACTTGAGAAACTGCTGAATCAAATCCAATACGTTTTGTAAAATACTTATAAGCTTCTTCTTGAAAGTTATAGTTAAAAGGCTTGTTCACATTTGTTAAATTTGGACAAATAATATCATATCCTTTTATGGAAAATTTTTTACAAACCTTTTGTATGTGCTGATTAATTCCATATATTTCATGTAACACTATTATTACAGAAGATGAATTATTTATAATTTCCATATGACTCTCCTTTAAATAATTAGTTAATATTGCAAAATTTTAATAATACATGTGCATATTATAACTTATTCTCACTCTTTTATCAAAAACATTACGTTAAATGTAATAAATAATTCATTCTGTAGGATGACATAGAGCAACCCCCATAGATAATGAATGTGATGAAATAAAAAAGTTCCTTGCAACTGAGAATCAAATCTATAAAATTCATAAAGCAAAATATTATATTAAAGAATGTACCCACAAATATAGGGTACATTCTTACGTACTAAATGACTTTACATAGTTTGAATATATTTGAATTTTTAAAACTACTTGTTGAATTCAAATTGAAATGAAAAAGAACTATAAACAGATTTGTATTAAAAATCCACTTATAGTTCTTCTATAAACAGAGCACGTAATAATCTAAGTTACACCACTATAGATAACATATATTACCTCACTATGATGTTTCCACCATAATAAAGCAACTCGTTTACTTATAATAATGTTCCTTCCACTATATAAAATATCTACACAATTATATACAACATCTCAGCTGTACATAATCGCTTCAACATTCCATATAATCATGGACCAAATCATACATACCTCTTTCAAAGCACATATAAATCTTGAATCAATTGTTACATACCCTATGATATTATAGTAACCATTTTATTTTATTATATACTGGTAATTTTTAGATCATATTTTATATCTTATGTTAACCCTTAATCCATTCACAGCAAATCATAGATTTAGTCTCTCTGCTTAACTAACGAATTGCATCTGATACAGCTCTATTTTCAGTGATTTTTTCCGAATGCCCCAATGTTTTCATCTGCTTTACTACAAGAATCAATGTTATTGCTGTACTTAATACATCTGCTATAGGTTGAGCCATCCATACACCATCTAATTTGAAAAATGGTGGAAGTATAATAAGTAGTGGTATAATCATTATAACTTGTCTTAAAAGACTCAATATTGTAGATAATTTAGCTTTCGCTATTGCTTGAAAATAATTCGTACAAACTATTGAACTACCTACAATAGGGAAAAACAAAAGATCTATTCTAAGTCCTCTAGCTCCCATGCTTATAAGATTTTTATCACTAGTATTAAAAATACTTATTATTTGTACTGGGAATAACTGAACCATTATGAATCCTAATGTAGTTATTACTGTAGCTGCTACTGATGCATAAAATACAGTCTTTTTAACTCTGTCATATTGTTTGGCTCCATAGTTATAACCAATTATAGGCTGAGCACCTTGATTTATTCCAAAAATAGGCATAAGTATAAGCATAGTTACACTCGTTATAAGAGAAAATGCTCCTATTGCAATATCTCCTCCATATATAGCAAGACTTTTATTAAATGTAATAGTAACTAAACTTGCAGCCATTTGCATTGCAAATGGTGACATACCAATAGATGTTATTTCTTTTACTACAATTTTATCCAACTTCATATTTTTCTTGGTTAATTTTAATAAGCTTTTTCCACCAATAAAATACTGCAATGTCCAAATCACAGTAACACTTTGTGAAATAATGGTTGCAAGAGCAGAACCTTTTACTCCTAAATGAAATACAAATATAAATATTGGATTTGCTATAAAATTAAGTACCGCACCTATTAACATTGTGAGCATGGCAGTCTTAGGATTGCCTTCTGCACGAATTATATTATTAAGTCCCATACTTACACTCTGAAGGATTACACCTAAAAGAATTATAAAACTAAAGTCTCTAGCATAAGGTAACGTTTCATTACTTGCTCCAAGAATCTTAAGAATTGGATCTAGAAATGTTATTCCAAAAATAGTTATACATAATGAAAATATAACAAGTAAAGTAAATGCATTTCCTAATACTTTTTCCGCCTCTTCTTTTTTATGTTGACCAAGTTTTATTGAAATTACAGCTGCTGCACCAATTCCAGCTAGCATTGCAAATCCCATTATTACGTTAACTATTGGAAACGTTACTGCAACTCCTGAAAGTGCAATAGAACCTACTCCTCTGCCAACAAATATTCTATCTACAATATTGTAAAGCATATTAACTACCATTCCAATTACCGAAGGAATTGAGAATTTTAATAAGAGCTTTCCAATATTTTCTGTACCTAATTCATTTGTTTTGTTCATACATTTCCCTCCATATAATGTTATACATTAATATAGCTGCATATATAACTATATCAATGCATGACCATTATTATATAATATATTGCTTTTATATGCAATAACATTTTTTGATAATGAATTCTTACAAAAGCATTGAAACTACTTTTATGGCTGAAATTTGGCATTCACAATTTTCAATACATGTATAAAAAATCTCTACACTTAATATAGTATAGAGATTTTTTACAAAATATCCTTGTCCAAATATCCAGTTTTTATTTATTACATTTTTAATATTTTACAGTAAACTCATATCTTAAATCTTGCGTTAATGGCTCATTATACTTTGAAGTAACCTTCTTACTGATGTAAATATAATAAGTTTTCCCTGACTTGTATGGATTTACCGGTGATACCTTTATTATATTATCTGAATCACAGCTTACCTTTACTTCTATTCTATTTCCCTCTAAATCAGTTACATATATATTATCTGATATTACTGTGGATGGATCTGTTGCCTTTGTAAATTGAAGATGCCATTCTTTATCTTGATCTACTTTATTGTGCATAATAGTTGTTTTTCCCTTAAAATAATCCTTTGGCATTTCTATTAAAGTAAAGCTACTGAATTTATTTACATATATAGAAATACCAACTACATTACCTTTTGCATCGTATACAATAGTACCTTTATCCACCACATCTTCCCCATCACTATGATGAACCATAACTGCTAAGGAAGAAAGAAACTTGTCCAACTCCTCTTTTGAAGTTGGAAGCTTAGATGAATCGATAGGAATAGTTATCTTTACTCTTCCTGTAATATTTGCTTTTACTTCTATAGGATTCCCTAATGCTTTCACTGAACCATTTACATCTCCAAAAATCTCTAAACCCATGGCTTTAGTTTCATCTATTTTACTTTTATCTGTTACTTCCTTAATACTTATCTTTATATCTCCTGATGTTCCCTTCAAAGTTTCCTTTGAAATTTCAAGTTTAGCCTTTGGCGCATCTATCTTTAGTTTTATACCATTCTCTGATAATTTATCTGTTAAAGTCTTGGGTATTTGAATTTCTAATGCATCTGCTGGATTATCCTTTGGATCTGTTATTTGTATTGTTACTCCTGTCTTATTACCAGCTAATGTTTTTTCTATAATTTGTGTTATTTTTGCTTCATCTAGTTTTAATGTATCTATTTTGGTTCCACTTTCTACTGTTCTTGTTATCTCCACTTTTACTGGTACTGCTGTACTATCTGTTCCTGATATTACATCCACCGTCCTTGTGCTTGTTGTGCTATTTCCTCCAGTTGTAGTTCCACCACCTGATGTATTAGTTACTGTAGTATCTGCCATACATACTGTCACTGTCTGAGAATCTCCACTACTAAAATTGAACTTTAATACAAAGTTTCTTGTATTTTGATTTGATAAGTAACCTTTTGCAATTGTAATAACATTTCCACTTACAACATAATCCGTTCCATTTATTAGCGCATTACCTCCATTACTTATTCCAGTTAATGTATTTCCATTAAAATTCACATCTACATCTATATCAGCTTGATTTCTAACGTTCTTATCAAAGGCAATTGTTGATAATTTTAAACTCGAATTTCTTATTTCTTGCGTATATGCTTTCCTTGTCCTTGAACTTTCTGTTTTACCTTGACTTGTTACTGATACATATATGTTTCCTGCATTTACTCCAAGCTGTGCTACATTGATTGTAACTGAAGTTTGTCCTAATGCTACTGTACCTATTCCAAGTAACCTTCCCCCTGATATGGCATCGTAAACTTTAACTATATCCCCTGGATTAATTCCTGTTACTGTAATTATATCTGGAGTACCTTCCACGTTATTTATTACTGTTATATTTGATTCGCTTGGTGCAGCTGTTACTATTGGTGCTAGTGTTTCCACTACCACCTCTACTATTGCTGTATAATTTCCACTATTTGCATAACCTGCTGGTATTGTTCCTAAAGTTGCAGTAAAGGTATAGCTTCCTGCTGCATTTGGATCGTAATTATCTGTATCCACCCATGTATTTACTGGTACTGTCACTGCATTACTATTTGCTGTTACTGCTGTTGGTAATGCTGCTATTACTGCTGCTGCATTTGCATAAGCTGCACTTCCCACATTTCCTGCTGATACATTGCTTATTACATCAAAGCTGGTTATTTCTGTTACCGTTGGTGCATCTCTTGTTATCGTTACTGTATAAATCTTTGTTGTAGTTGTATCTCCTGATGTTACCTTTATATATGCTGTGTTTGCTCCTACATTTAAGTTCATTCTTTTATCTGCAATTTCAGCGGTACATCCTGAATCACTATATAACTTCCATGTTGCATTTACACTTACTCCTACATCCACCACTAAGCTTGTTGTTCCATTTGATACTGTCTTTGTCGCTGTGTTTCCACTTAGTGCTGGACTTGCTGGTGCTGTCCATGTTGTTATATCGCATGCTGAATTTGCTGGTGCTGCTACTGTTGCTGTCGCTGCATTACTTATTGTTTTTCCACTTGCCTGTGCTGTTACTGATATACTTTGTCCTGCTGTTAATGTCAATCCACTAACGGTCCAGGCCCCTCCTGTTGCTGTTACTGCTGGTTTTGCAATTCCTCCTACACTGAGTATTACACTTGCTCCTGCTTCTGCTGTTCCACTTATACTTGTATCTCCAGCTGTTGGAGTCCCTGTTATTAAGGGTATTTCTGTTTGCAACGGTGCTGCAGCTGTTGGTGTTACACTAGTAGATGCACTTGAAGCTACTCCTGTTCCTACTGAATTGGTTGCTGTTACTGTAAAAGTATAGGCTGTTCCATCTGTTAATCCAGTCACTATTATTGGACTTACTGATCCTGTGGCTGTAAGGTTTCCCGGATTTGAAGTTACTGTATATCTTGTTATTGCACTACCTCCATCTGAAGTTGGTGCTGTAAAGCTTACTGTAGCCTGTGTATCTCCTGCTGCTGCACTTACTCCTATTGGCACTCCTGGTAAAGTGGCTGTAGTTGTAAAGCTTATTTCACTTCCATAACTTGTTCCTACACTATTGCTTGCATATGATTTTGCATAATAAGTTGTTGATGGTGCCAATCCTGTAAGAGCTATTGTATATGCTCCTGTTCCTGCTGCTGGAATTGCTGCTATCTTTGTTACTCCCGCTCCTCCTAATTGTGGGTTTGGTGCAGCTGCATAAACTACCCCTCTGTCTGTTACTGACTGTCCTCCATCTGCTGTTACAGTGCCTCCTATTGTTGCTGTTTCTGCTCCAATTGATGTTGCCTGAGAAGTACTATCCAATATTGGCGCTGTTGGTGCATAGTATTCTGGTATGTTTATTTTCAATACACTACTTACATTTCCTGCAGCATCCTTCACATTAATGTATATATCCTTTGCTCCTACTGTCATGCTAGTTAAACTTATTGTTGTTTCATCTGTAGTGCAAGCTGTTCCTGCTGCACTTGTATCTATTGTTGGTGCTGCTGCTCCTGCTTCTACTACAGCATAATAGTATTGTCCAGGTTTGTCAGAAGTAAATTTTATTGCTGCTTCTGTATCTGAAGTTCTATTTACTGCTCCTGCTGTTAGGTTTGGAGCTGCAGCATCTATTATAATACCTGCTGTTGCCACACTATTTAGATCTAAACCAGCATTATTTTGAACATAATCATTAATTGTACCTCCATTGCTGACAATGCTTCTTCCAACTCCTATGCCGTTTGCTGAATCACCAGCCTTTACAGTATATCTGAAGGTAAGTGCTTTTGTTCCACTTCCACTTAAATACTCTGCCTTTACGGTTTTTGAACCAATTGTAATTGGTATATAAGGTGTTCCATTTGTAGTATCTACTACAACATCGGCAGGATAATTTACTGTAAAATCAAGATTTCGCCCTGCCACATAAGTGCCATCTGCTGGAACACTACAAGAAGAAACAACTGGACTAACAGCACTTACATGAAAATCCACAATAGACGCCCAAAGATTATTATTCTGATTTCCCTGGATTATGTGCAATCTTACATATCTTGCCGAAAATGGAATAACAGTATTATTAGTAGTACCACTTGTATTACCTGTTATAGTTTGAATAGTTGTCCAATTTGTACCATCCGCGCTTCCCAAAAGCTCATAATCTTTTGTATTACAACTGCTGTCCCATAACAAACTTCCTAAATTTCCAACATGCCATTTATCTATGTAGTAATTCTTTTTCAAATCTAGCTGAAGCCATTTATCATTTAAATCTGCACAATACCATCGACTTGATTCAGCTGACATAGTTGGATCAACTGTAGTATTTACTGCTCTGTCAGGACTATATGGAGCAACATAAGAACTAGCTGTTGCAGTTACATCAGTAATCTCAGTATCTGCTGCATATACCATGTGACTCATAACCCCTATAATCATTAGTCCTATAAAAGCTGAAAAAAATATCTTCAATTTTCTATTTATAAACATCTATAATCACCTTCTTTATGGTTTATTGATGAACTGGATAAGTTCCTTGGAGCTGTAGATAATATGAAAGCTGTGGATTTGGAACTGCTCCTCTTAAATCTGGTTTTCCAAAAATTATTGTTCCATTTCCCCCATAATATGTACCTACAGTTCCAAATGCCGCAGTATTACTATTAATATTTAGCACTCCACCATCACATAAACCCATATCTGCTTTGCATTGATTAGATGGTGCATATAAATTAATTGATCCAATTAAACTTTCATTGTTTGAATATGCGTCATCTGAAGGATATAATCCTCTTATAGCAATACAATAATGCATATTTGAATTTGGTTCTGTTCCACGAAGGTCTGGCAACCTGAAATTTGAAGTTCCATTACCTCCAAATTTAGTACCCAATATGGCAAACAATGCCTGATTACTTGTAATATTTAGGTATTGTCCTTCACATTTTGCCCATCCTGAAGGAGTAAAATTATAAGGAAATAGCTCTACTTGCCCTAAAATTGGATCAAATCCCGTTCCACTACCTACAGACGGAAAAATTCCTTGGGTTGCAATGCAGTATTGAGCATTTGGTATTGGACTTTTTAAATTTGGCAGTGCAAAAGTTGCAACTCCATTTCCACCATAGGTTGTACCTAACAATGCAAACAATGCATTATTATTAC harbors:
- a CDS encoding X2-like carbohydrate binding domain-containing protein, with protein sequence MFINRKLKIFFSAFIGLMIIGVMSHMVYAADTEITDVTATASSYVAPYSPDRAVNTTVDPTMSAESSRWYCADLNDKWLQLDLKKNYYIDKWHVGNLGSLLWDSSCNTKDYELLGSADGTNWTTIQTITGNTSGTTNNTVIPFSARYVRLHIIQGNQNNNLWASIVDFHVSAVSPVVSSCSVPADGTYVAGRNLDFTVNYPADVVVDTTNGTPYIPITIGSKTVKAEYLSGSGTKALTFRYTVKAGDSANGIGVGRSIVSNGGTINDYVQNNAGLDLNSVATAGIIIDAAAPNLTAGAVNRTSDTEAAIKFTSDKPGQYYYAVVEAGAAAPTIDTSAAGTACTTDETTISLTSMTVGAKDIYINVKDAAGNVSSVLKINIPEYYAPTAPILDSTSQATSIGAETATIGGTVTADGGQSVTDRGVVYAAAPNPQLGGAGVTKIAAIPAAGTGAYTIALTGLAPSTTYYAKSYASNSVGTSYGSEISFTTTATLPGVPIGVSAAAGDTQATVSFTAPTSDGGSAITRYTVTSNPGNLTATGSVSPIIVTGLTDGTAYTFTVTATNSVGTGVASSASTSVTPTAAAPLQTEIPLITGTPTAGDTSISGTAEAGASVILSVGGIAKPAVTATGGAWTVSGLTLTAGQSISVTAQASGKTISNAATATVAAPANSACDITTWTAPASPALSGNTATKTVSNGTTSLVVDVGVSVNATWKLYSDSGCTAEIADKRMNLNVGANTAYIKVTSGDTTTTKIYTVTITRDAPTVTEITSFDVISNVSAGNVGSAAYANAAAVIAALPTAVTANSNAVTVPVNTWVDTDNYDPNAAGSYTFTATLGTIPAGYANSGNYTAIVEVVVETLAPIVTAAPSESNITVINNVEGTPDIITVTGINPGDIVKVYDAISGGRLLGIGTVALGQTSVTINVAQLGVNAGNIYVSVTSQGKTESSRTRKAYTQEIRNSSLKLSTIAFDKNVRNQADIDVDVNFNGNTLTGISNGGNALINGTDYVVSGNVITIAKGYLSNQNTRNFVLKFNFSSGDSQTVTVCMADTTVTNTSGGGTTTGGNSTTSTRTVDVISGTDSTAVPVKVEITRTVESGTKIDTLKLDEAKITQIIEKTLAGNKTGVTIQITDPKDNPADALEIQIPKTLTDKLSENGIKLKIDAPKAKLEISKETLKGTSGDIKISIKEVTDKSKIDETKAMGLEIFGDVNGSVKALGNPIEVKANITGRVKITIPIDSSKLPTSKEELDKFLSSLAVMVHHSDGEDVVDKGTIVYDAKGNVVGISIYVNKFSSFTLIEMPKDYFKGKTTIMHNKVDQDKEWHLQFTKATDPSTVISDNIYVTDLEGNRIEVKVSCDSDNIIKVSPVNPYKSGKTYYIYISKKVTSKYNEPLTQDLRYEFTVKY
- a CDS encoding tail fiber protein produces the protein MKKKIFYKIIFISIFSFIMSFGNIKGTKVEAAPDTPALGQICLMAMNFVPRGWAKCDGTLLAISNNNALFALLGTTYGGNGVATFALPNLKSPIPNAQYCIATQGIFPSVGSGTGFDPILGQVELFPYNFTPSGWAKCEGQYLNITSNQALFAILGTKFGGNGTSNFRLPDLRGTEPNSNMHYCIAIRGLYPSDDAYSNNESLIGSINLYAPSNQCKADMGLCDGGVLNINSNTAAFGTVGTYYGGNGTIIFGKPDLRGAVPNPQLSYYLQLQGTYPVHQ
- a CDS encoding MATE family efflux transporter translates to MNKTNELGTENIGKLLLKFSIPSVIGMVVNMLYNIVDRIFVGRGVGSIALSGVAVTFPIVNVIMGFAMLAGIGAAAVISIKLGQHKKEEAEKVLGNAFTLLVIFSLCITIFGITFLDPILKILGASNETLPYARDFSFIILLGVILQSVSMGLNNIIRAEGNPKTAMLTMLIGAVLNFIANPIFIFVFHLGVKGSALATIISQSVTVIWTLQYFIGGKSLLKLTKKNMKLDKIVVKEITSIGMSPFAMQMAASLVTITFNKSLAIYGGDIAIGAFSLITSVTMLILMPIFGINQGAQPIIGYNYGAKQYDRVKKTVFYASVAATVITTLGFIMVQLFPVQIISIFNTSDKNLISMGARGLRIDLLFFPIVGSSIVCTNYFQAIAKAKLSTILSLLRQVIMIIPLLIILPPFFKLDGVWMAQPIADVLSTAITLILVVKQMKTLGHSEKITENRAVSDAIR
- a CDS encoding DUF5050 domain-containing protein, with amino-acid sequence MKNLDKIVLTVNDSENITDIYDKVNINFYLDTGDFIYYIDASEHYKLYRIFKYDGKRELIVDSKVENVAIVEDSIFYTIKHENEIMLIKCNLEGKDTYIIHNNLSYINAYCIHNEIIYYCENHNFKSYIKSMTLYNKNSSILHESIGCISDLHYFKDNIYYKRRNYPYEGEEVLKRFNINYKNKESVVETFCKDIYFYNNYIIYKDINLSLAVIKDLQTGKKIYETNQCNNILGVFKQYVLFTYEGFTDIEANYIENMLYILNIETLNITKLTSCNVSKAQMIDNYIYYKVKDKDTTIYRQDINGENKETINNSRSNGGIRILNKLFLMMK
- a CDS encoding dienelactone hydrolase family protein, whose product is MEIINNSSSVIIVLHEIYGINQHIQKVCKKFSIKGYDIICPNLTNVNKPFNYNFQEEAYKYFTKRIGFDSAVSQVKQIVMEAKQKYKRVYLLGYSIGATIAWLCSSEEENICDGIIGYYGSRIRDYIDITPKCPALLIFPKKEESFNVQELVIALKKLNVDVYMLSGKHGFSDPFCKSYNEKSFQEAEILVDNFLEKINCVF